From a region of the Hymenobacter jejuensis genome:
- a CDS encoding substrate-binding domain-containing protein — MKSLIASGRKFAILKPCIYLIILWIAGSCTTSPTPRTYRIGFSQCTNGDAWRQAMLAGMKKELSFYPQVSFRMKDAHDNSKLQQQHIREFLHEGIDLLIVSANEAEPITPIVEEVFNRGIPVVILDRRTTSKLYTAYVGGNNLEVGHTAGSYASSLLRQHGNVLEVLGAAGASPAVDRHKGFVQGIAGYPGVRLTAQVQGDWKRPSVMRALPAVLRAHPEVDLIFAHNDRMALGAYQVCKQLGLDRRIRVIGVDGLAGPQGGIQFVQDKILTATLLYPPGGEEAIRTAMRILRKQPFEKENILSTMVIDSTNVLTMKLQTEKLASQQQDIQRQQQLLRAQLATYTSQQTILYVLAAALLGAMVLGVIVWRAFGVNRRITRQLEGQNQEILSQRNQIQAFAERARVETEAKLRFFTNFSHELRTPLTLIMGPVEELLTNGADLTAGQRHDLSLVRRNTQRLLQLVNQLMDFRKIDVGKMPVRATEGNLVAFVREIMDVFEKPARQRGISLRFLPAEPSIRLWFDVNILDKVLFNLLSNALKFTPERGQITVSIQLVPAERSVRISVEDTGCGISEQDRAHIFEWFYQGNQDVAKGSGMGLALAMGLMKLHLGTLDFASEPGRGSTFTVTLPLELPAALRSTATSLPSPAFMLTEEIAPAQIPDDAPAVVSTGKDSEALVLVIEDNEEVNAFLAQKLRAHFQVKTATDGAEGLRMAAETIPDLIVCDVMLPGLSGLEVVAQLKGDWRTSHIPVVLLTARNAAEQQVEGVQAGADLYLTKPFNPTFLLENLRTLLSNRERQREHFRRAISVDTATVAPQRVDQKFLADLTAIVEANLSNSELSVEDVARSLGISRVQLYRKVKAVLGTGVTDFIQGIRLTKARQQLLDTELAIAEVAYRLGFSSPSYFSASFKAKYHISPSEFRALHTTPSV, encoded by the coding sequence ATGAAATCTCTCATTGCTTCAGGCCGGAAATTCGCTATCCTGAAGCCGTGTATCTATTTGATTATCTTATGGATAGCTGGTAGCTGCACCACGTCACCGACGCCGCGCACCTACCGCATTGGCTTTTCGCAGTGCACCAACGGCGACGCCTGGCGGCAGGCCATGCTGGCGGGCATGAAAAAGGAGCTGAGCTTTTATCCGCAGGTCAGCTTTCGGATGAAAGACGCCCACGACAACAGCAAGCTCCAGCAGCAGCACATCCGCGAGTTTCTGCACGAAGGCATTGATTTACTGATTGTTTCGGCCAACGAAGCCGAGCCCATCACGCCCATCGTGGAAGAAGTGTTCAACCGGGGCATCCCGGTCGTGATTCTCGACCGCCGAACTACTTCCAAGCTCTACACAGCGTACGTGGGCGGCAACAATCTGGAAGTGGGCCACACGGCCGGCAGCTACGCCAGCAGCCTGTTGCGCCAACACGGCAACGTGCTGGAAGTGCTGGGCGCGGCGGGTGCCTCGCCGGCCGTCGATCGGCACAAGGGGTTTGTGCAGGGCATTGCCGGTTATCCCGGCGTCCGGCTCACAGCGCAGGTGCAGGGCGACTGGAAGCGTCCCTCGGTGATGCGGGCGCTGCCGGCCGTGCTGCGGGCCCACCCCGAAGTAGACCTGATTTTTGCCCACAACGACCGCATGGCGCTGGGCGCTTACCAGGTGTGCAAACAGCTGGGATTGGATCGCCGCATTCGGGTGATCGGCGTCGATGGCTTGGCCGGGCCGCAGGGCGGCATCCAGTTTGTGCAGGATAAAATATTGACTGCCACGCTATTGTACCCGCCGGGAGGTGAAGAGGCGATTCGCACGGCCATGCGGATTCTGCGCAAGCAGCCGTTCGAGAAAGAGAACATTCTCAGCACGATGGTCATCGACTCGACCAACGTGCTGACCATGAAGCTGCAGACCGAAAAGCTGGCCAGTCAGCAGCAGGACATTCAGCGGCAGCAACAACTGCTGCGGGCGCAATTGGCCACGTACACCAGCCAGCAAACGATTTTGTACGTGCTGGCCGCTGCGTTGCTGGGCGCGATGGTGCTGGGCGTGATTGTGTGGCGGGCATTTGGCGTAAACCGCCGCATCACACGCCAGCTGGAGGGACAGAACCAAGAGATTCTTTCGCAACGCAATCAGATTCAGGCCTTTGCCGAACGGGCCCGCGTCGAAACCGAAGCCAAGCTGCGCTTCTTCACCAACTTCTCGCACGAGTTGCGCACGCCGCTCACCCTCATTATGGGGCCGGTGGAAGAATTGCTCACCAACGGCGCCGACCTCACCGCCGGGCAGCGCCACGATCTGTCGCTGGTGCGCCGCAACACGCAGCGCCTGTTGCAGCTGGTCAATCAGCTGATGGATTTCCGCAAGATTGACGTGGGCAAAATGCCTGTGCGCGCTACCGAGGGCAACCTAGTGGCGTTTGTGCGCGAGATCATGGACGTGTTTGAGAAGCCGGCCCGGCAGCGCGGCATCAGCCTGCGGTTTCTGCCCGCCGAGCCCAGCATCCGGCTGTGGTTTGACGTCAATATTCTGGACAAGGTGTTGTTCAACCTGTTGTCTAATGCCTTGAAATTCACGCCGGAACGCGGGCAAATAACGGTCAGCATTCAGCTGGTGCCGGCCGAGCGCAGCGTGCGCATCAGCGTGGAAGACACCGGCTGCGGCATCAGCGAGCAGGATCGCGCCCACATCTTCGAGTGGTTTTACCAGGGCAACCAGGACGTAGCAAAGGGCTCCGGCATGGGGCTGGCGTTGGCCATGGGCTTGATGAAGCTGCACCTAGGCACTTTGGATTTTGCCAGCGAACCAGGGCGAGGCAGCACGTTCACCGTGACGCTGCCCTTGGAGTTGCCTGCTGCGCTGCGCAGCACAGCTACTTCGCTGCCGTCTCCGGCGTTCATGCTGACGGAGGAAATCGCACCGGCCCAGATACCGGACGACGCGCCTGCGGTGGTGAGCACCGGCAAGGACAGCGAAGCCCTAGTGCTGGTAATTGAGGATAACGAGGAAGTAAACGCCTTTCTGGCTCAGAAACTCCGCGCGCATTTTCAGGTCAAGACGGCTACCGACGGCGCCGAGGGTCTGCGAATGGCAGCCGAAACCATCCCGGATTTGATCGTGTGCGACGTGATGCTGCCCGGCCTCAGCGGCTTGGAAGTCGTGGCGCAGCTCAAAGGCGACTGGCGCACCTCGCACATTCCGGTGGTGCTGCTCACGGCCCGCAACGCTGCCGAGCAGCAGGTGGAAGGCGTGCAGGCCGGCGCCGATCTTTACCTGACTAAGCCTTTCAACCCAACGTTTCTGTTGGAAAATCTGCGGACGCTGCTCAGCAACCGCGAGCGCCAACGCGAGCATTTCCGGCGCGCGATTTCCGTGGACACGGCCACCGTCGCACCGCAGCGCGTGGACCAGAAATTCCTGGCCGACCTCACCGCGATTGTCGAGGCGAACCTATCCAACTCCGAGCTGAGCGTCGAGGATGTGGCGCGCAGCCTCGGCATTTCGCGGGTGCAGCTCTACCGCAAAGTGAAGGCCGTGCTGGGCACCGGCGTTACCGATTTTATCCAAGGCATCCGCCTGACCAAAGCCCGCCAGCAACTCCTCGATACCGAGCTGGCCATTGCCGAAGTTGCCTACCGGCTGGGCTTTTCTTCGCCCTCTTATTTCTCGGCCAGCTTCAAGGCCAAGTACCACATCTCGCCTTCCGAGTTCCGGGCCCTGCACACGACGCCGAGCGTGTGA
- a CDS encoding SusC/RagA family TonB-linked outer membrane protein, protein MRKSVLLARRLLLPTLLATVPMVAGARPTPEAETAVTGPHVANDFWAPIQVTGQVNDEKGEGMPGVTVVVKGTTNGASTDGTGKFVLTMDENATLVVSSVGYLTQEVAVAGRTSLTIALAPDRKALEEVVVTGYQTQRKADLTGAVAVVKTEEIRDMASNDVTRNLQGRVPGVNITTDGGPGSAATVRIRGIGTLGNNDPLYVIDGIPTKEGINQINQNDIESIQVLKDASAASIYGSRAGNGVIIITTKKAKKGATRVDFSTFFSVQQPGPHIKMLNTQDYGRVYGQAAINDGKVPSLPYYNFQTHLDASGKPVLDGVTIPEFIDADKTMRAANTDWFKETQQNALIQSYNLNVSSGGERGGALFSLNYYDNTGTLKYTGFNRYTARLNSDYNFLNGKLKIGENLTLVKSQQAQFDLNLVRDRTTQLPSIVPVHTIDGVGWGGPVAGMSDRDNPLRLLKDNKQNRSNTGRAFGNLFADAEILKGLHLRTSFGIDYSLYKFRQIYKTYKAGYLSEANNRVTDNERFYGNWVWQNTLNYDMTLAGKHQLGFVVGTERISYYDESTYASRTNFASEDPSYTYLDAGSANKDNGGSGTAYRLASYFGKFNYAFADKYLASVTVRRDGSSRFGEDKRFGVFPAVSAGWRLSEENFLKDNAAFLSDLKLRAGWGQTGNQDIANFASRGLYQALLGTLDPNFDYDHGTAYDIYGNDTNLPSGYRRVQRANPGLKWETTTQTNYGIDFGFLNNKVSGSVDYFIKNSKDILVNLPYLAVVGEGGDKFVNGASIQNKGWEFLLGYQNKLANSLTYNITGNLSTYRNKLTFLPAEVINAYGGNGQDVTRLGHSINAVYGYVADGLYQNASEVSSGPTQVGAAPGRIRYKDLNGDGKVDNFDQTWITEGVPDFNYGLNLGVGYKGFDVQAFFQGVQGIYAYNNAKFRTDFSSIASGENWGQRLLGAWTPTNTGSTIPAATLINNNNEARASTYFIENASYLKLRNLQVGYSLPEGVVGKLHLQGVRVYVQSQNLFTIKSKNYTGPDPEVTNYQYPIPRVFTTGLNVSF, encoded by the coding sequence ATGCGAAAAAGTGTACTCTTGGCGCGCCGACTACTGTTGCCGACGCTGCTGGCCACCGTACCAATGGTAGCGGGTGCGCGGCCTACTCCCGAGGCTGAAACTGCTGTTACGGGACCTCATGTTGCAAACGATTTCTGGGCTCCTATTCAGGTAACCGGCCAGGTCAACGACGAGAAGGGCGAAGGCATGCCCGGCGTGACGGTGGTGGTAAAAGGCACGACCAACGGGGCCTCCACCGACGGCACCGGCAAGTTTGTGCTGACCATGGACGAAAACGCCACGCTGGTGGTCTCGTCGGTGGGCTACCTGACACAGGAAGTGGCCGTGGCCGGCCGCACCAGCCTGACGATTGCGCTGGCCCCCGACCGCAAAGCCCTCGAAGAAGTAGTCGTGACCGGCTACCAAACCCAGCGCAAAGCCGACCTGACCGGGGCCGTGGCCGTGGTCAAGACCGAGGAAATCCGCGACATGGCTTCTAACGACGTCACGCGCAACCTGCAAGGCCGGGTACCGGGCGTCAACATCACCACCGACGGCGGGCCGGGCAGCGCGGCCACGGTGCGCATCCGCGGCATCGGTACGCTGGGCAACAACGACCCGCTGTATGTCATCGACGGCATCCCGACGAAGGAAGGCATCAACCAGATCAACCAGAACGACATCGAGTCGATTCAGGTACTGAAAGATGCTTCGGCGGCCAGTATTTACGGCTCGCGAGCCGGCAACGGCGTCATCATCATCACGACCAAGAAGGCCAAGAAAGGCGCCACGCGCGTCGACTTTTCGACCTTTTTCAGCGTGCAACAGCCGGGTCCGCACATCAAGATGCTCAACACCCAGGACTACGGCCGGGTGTACGGGCAGGCAGCCATCAACGACGGCAAAGTGCCCAGCCTGCCTTACTACAACTTCCAGACGCACCTCGACGCCAGCGGCAAGCCGGTGCTGGACGGCGTAACCATTCCGGAGTTTATCGATGCCGACAAAACCATGCGGGCCGCCAACACCGACTGGTTTAAGGAAACCCAGCAAAACGCTCTGATTCAGTCGTATAACCTGAACGTGAGCAGCGGCGGCGAGCGCGGCGGCGCCCTTTTTTCGCTGAACTACTACGACAACACCGGCACGCTGAAATACACGGGCTTCAACCGCTACACGGCGCGCCTCAACTCCGATTATAACTTCCTGAACGGCAAGCTGAAGATCGGGGAAAACCTGACCCTCGTGAAGTCGCAGCAGGCACAATTCGACCTGAACCTGGTGCGCGACCGCACCACGCAGCTGCCGTCCATTGTGCCCGTGCACACCATTGATGGCGTGGGCTGGGGCGGCCCGGTTGCCGGCATGAGCGACCGCGACAACCCCTTGCGCCTGCTGAAAGACAACAAGCAAAACCGCTCGAACACGGGCCGGGCATTCGGCAACCTGTTTGCCGACGCCGAAATCCTGAAGGGCCTGCACCTGCGCACCAGCTTCGGCATCGACTACAGCCTGTACAAGTTCCGCCAGATCTACAAAACCTATAAGGCGGGCTATCTGTCGGAGGCCAATAACCGGGTAACCGACAACGAGCGCTTCTACGGTAACTGGGTGTGGCAGAACACGTTGAACTACGACATGACGCTGGCCGGTAAGCACCAGCTAGGCTTTGTGGTCGGCACGGAGCGCATCAGCTACTACGACGAGAGCACCTACGCCTCGCGCACCAACTTTGCCAGCGAAGACCCCAGCTACACCTACCTCGACGCGGGCTCGGCCAACAAAGACAATGGTGGCTCGGGCACGGCGTACCGCTTGGCCTCGTACTTCGGCAAGTTCAACTACGCCTTCGCCGACAAGTACTTAGCTTCGGTAACGGTGCGCCGTGACGGCTCCTCGCGCTTTGGCGAAGACAAGCGGTTTGGCGTATTTCCGGCCGTGTCGGCGGGCTGGCGCCTGAGCGAAGAGAACTTCCTGAAAGACAACGCCGCGTTCCTTTCCGACTTGAAGCTGCGCGCCGGCTGGGGCCAGACCGGCAACCAGGACATTGCCAACTTCGCTTCGCGCGGCCTTTATCAAGCCTTGCTGGGCACCCTGGATCCTAACTTCGATTACGACCACGGCACGGCCTACGACATCTACGGCAACGATACCAACCTGCCCTCGGGCTATCGTCGCGTGCAGCGCGCCAACCCCGGCCTGAAGTGGGAAACCACCACGCAAACCAACTACGGCATCGACTTCGGCTTCCTCAACAACAAGGTGAGCGGTTCGGTCGATTACTTCATCAAGAACAGCAAGGACATCTTGGTAAACCTGCCTTACCTGGCTGTAGTGGGCGAAGGCGGCGATAAGTTTGTAAACGGGGCTTCGATTCAGAACAAAGGCTGGGAATTTCTGCTCGGCTACCAGAACAAGCTCGCTAACAGCCTGACTTACAACATTACCGGCAACCTCTCGACCTACCGCAACAAGCTCACCTTCCTGCCCGCCGAAGTAATCAACGCCTACGGCGGCAACGGCCAGGACGTAACGCGCCTGGGCCACTCCATCAATGCGGTGTATGGCTACGTGGCGGACGGCTTGTATCAGAATGCGTCTGAAGTAAGTTCTGGTCCTACGCAAGTAGGGGCCGCGCCCGGCCGCATCCGTTACAAAGACCTGAACGGCGACGGCAAAGTCGACAACTTCGACCAGACCTGGATCACGGAAGGCGTGCCGGACTTCAACTACGGCCTCAACCTGGGCGTGGGCTACAAGGGCTTCGACGTACAGGCGTTCTTCCAGGGTGTGCAGGGCATCTATGCCTACAACAACGCCAAATTCCGGACGGATTTCTCGTCCATCGCTTCTGGCGAAAACTGGGGCCAGCGCCTGCTGGGTGCCTGGACGCCAACCAATACCGGCTCGACCATTCCGGCGGCTACCCTGATCAACAACAACAACGAAGCGCGCGCTTCGACCTACTTCATCGAGAACGCTTCCTACCTGAAGCTTCGCAACCTCCAGGTGGGGTATTCGCTGCCAGAAGGTGTGGTGGGCAAGCTCCATTTGCAAGGAGTGCGCGTGTACGTGCAGAGCCAGAACCTGTTCACGATCAAGAGCAAGAACTACACCGGCCCCGACCCGGAAGTAACCAATTACCAGTACCCGATTCCGCGCGTTTTCACGACCGGCCTCAACGTTTCCTTCTAG
- a CDS encoding RagB/SusD family nutrient uptake outer membrane protein yields the protein MKNLKTSVLALSLLTLSFGCSDNKFLNVQPTGALSDDQLNTPANIEKQVIAAYSQLGNDVYRAPYTSMWPYGNVRGGDAYKGGNGTADVDAFHFYETFSFNRVDIGNTDELWFLLYIGVSRTNDALRRLNAVDMPNKAVRQGEMRFLRGHFYFLLKELFGRVPYIDETIPTEQYPEVSNVALTNDQLWAKIADDFRFAVANLPETQPEIGRANKSAAQAYLAKTLLYQAYVQSDNHAVTSIDQTKLQEVLSLTNQVIATGKYSLNPDYATNFLTAGDNSPESVFAIQFSRNDGTPKGRTDRGNCLNYPMNPDYGCCGFHQPSQNLVNAFKTDAQGLPLFTTFNNADLKQPSDFQTNTVDPRIDHTVGIPTHPYKYDPALVFDDNSWLRDKNTYGVFMSMKENVLPSDPSFQKTPPFMSSSKNWTIIRFADVLLWKAEALIELNRATEALPIINQIRQRAQNSTARLKTSSGQPISNYKIGLYSAGQWNQQYAREALRFERRLEFALEGYRFFDLVRWGIAGDYLNAYFEKEKVKRLHLKDAHFTIGRDEYLPIPLNQINFSKGLYKQNPGW from the coding sequence ATGAAAAACCTGAAAACCAGCGTGTTGGCTCTTTCGCTGCTCACGCTTTCCTTCGGCTGCTCCGATAACAAATTCCTCAACGTACAGCCCACCGGCGCCCTCAGCGACGACCAGCTGAATACGCCCGCCAACATCGAGAAGCAGGTCATTGCGGCGTACTCGCAGCTCGGCAACGACGTGTACCGCGCGCCCTACACCTCTATGTGGCCCTACGGCAACGTCCGCGGCGGCGATGCTTACAAGGGCGGCAACGGCACGGCCGACGTTGACGCGTTTCACTTCTACGAAACCTTCTCCTTCAACCGCGTCGACATTGGCAACACCGACGAGCTGTGGTTTTTGCTTTACATCGGCGTGTCGCGCACCAACGATGCCCTGCGCCGCCTCAATGCCGTGGACATGCCCAACAAGGCCGTTCGCCAAGGCGAGATGCGCTTTCTGCGCGGGCACTTCTACTTTTTGCTGAAAGAGCTGTTTGGCCGGGTCCCCTACATCGACGAAACCATCCCGACGGAGCAGTACCCAGAAGTATCGAACGTGGCTCTGACCAACGATCAGCTTTGGGCCAAAATCGCCGATGACTTCCGCTTTGCCGTGGCTAACCTGCCGGAAACTCAGCCCGAAATCGGGCGGGCCAACAAGTCGGCGGCGCAGGCTTACCTAGCCAAAACCCTTCTGTATCAGGCGTATGTACAAAGCGACAACCACGCCGTTACGTCCATCGACCAGACCAAACTGCAGGAAGTGCTGTCGCTGACCAACCAGGTAATTGCGACCGGCAAGTACTCGCTGAATCCCGATTATGCCACCAACTTCCTCACGGCCGGCGACAACAGCCCGGAGTCAGTGTTTGCCATCCAGTTTTCGCGCAACGACGGCACGCCCAAAGGCCGCACCGACCGCGGCAACTGCCTGAACTACCCCATGAACCCTGATTACGGCTGCTGCGGCTTCCACCAGCCCAGTCAGAACCTGGTCAACGCCTTCAAAACCGACGCCCAAGGACTGCCACTGTTCACAACGTTCAACAATGCCGACCTAAAGCAACCGTCTGACTTTCAGACCAATACCGTTGACCCGCGCATCGACCATACGGTAGGCATTCCGACGCACCCGTACAAGTATGATCCTGCGTTGGTGTTCGACGACAACTCTTGGCTGCGCGACAAGAATACCTACGGCGTGTTCATGTCGATGAAGGAAAACGTGCTGCCCTCCGACCCCAGCTTCCAGAAAACGCCGCCGTTTATGAGTTCGTCGAAAAACTGGACCATCATCCGCTTCGCCGACGTGCTGTTGTGGAAAGCGGAAGCCCTCATCGAGCTAAACCGCGCCACCGAGGCCTTGCCCATCATCAACCAGATCCGGCAGCGCGCCCAAAACAGCACGGCTCGTTTGAAAACCAGCAGCGGCCAGCCCATTTCCAACTACAAAATCGGCCTGTACAGCGCCGGACAGTGGAACCAGCAGTATGCCCGCGAGGCCCTGCGCTTCGAGCGGCGCCTGGAGTTTGCCCTGGAAGGCTACCGCTTCTTTGACCTTGTGCGCTGGGGCATCGCCGGCGACTACCTGAACGCGTATTTCGAGAAGGAAAAGGTAAAGCGCCTGCACCTGAAAGACGCCCACTTCACAATCGGCCGCGACGAATACCTCCCCATTCCGCTGAACCAGATCAATTTCAGCAAAGGCTTATACAAGCAGAATCCCGGCTGGTAA